Proteins encoded by one window of Sulfitobacter sp. HNIBRBA3233:
- the idi gene encoding isopentenyl-diphosphate Delta-isomerase, with product MNDIMIPAWVDGRLTPVEKLAAHQRGLRHKAVSVFVMDGPRMLIQRRALGKYHTPGLWANTCCTHPEWEEDAADCANRRLSEELGITGVIPRPRGQVEYRADVGDGLIEHELVDVFVVDAPREMPLAPNPDEVMDTRWIDLDTLRSEIATTPEVFTPWLRIYMAEHTALIFGNPA from the coding sequence ATGAACGACATCATGATCCCCGCCTGGGTCGACGGCAGGTTGACGCCGGTCGAAAAGCTGGCCGCGCACCAGCGCGGATTGCGCCACAAGGCGGTGTCGGTTTTCGTGATGGACGGGCCGCGCATGTTGATCCAACGCCGCGCGCTCGGCAAATACCACACGCCCGGCCTTTGGGCGAATACCTGCTGCACCCACCCCGAATGGGAAGAGGACGCCGCCGATTGCGCGAACCGCCGCCTGTCCGAAGAGTTGGGCATCACGGGTGTGATCCCGCGCCCGCGCGGGCAGGTGGAATACCGCGCCGATGTGGGCGACGGGCTGATCGAACACGAACTGGTCGATGTCTTTGTGGTCGACGCGCCGCGGGAAATGCCTCTGGCACCGAACCCTGACGAGGTGATGGATACCCGCTGGATCGATCTGGATACCCTGCGGTCCGAGATCGCCACAACGCCAGAGGTCTTCACCCCGTGGCTGCGGATCTACATGGCCGAACACACCGCGCTGATTTTCGGCAATCCGGCCTGA